GCGACCACGCGGAGCGCTGGCAGCGCTGGGATTCCTGCTTCGACCTGGACTTCTCGTACGTCCATGGCGGTGCGGTGCGCGCCTCGGGCCGCAGCCGCTACCGGCAGTGGCTCACCCACAAACTCGGCACCTGGCACGACCAGTTCGACAGCTCCGGCTGTGTGGGCTGCGGGCGTTGCATCGTCTGGTGCCCCGTCGGCATCGACATCACCGAAGAGGCCGCGGCCCTGCACGAGGAGGCCGAGGCGCGGAAGAAGGAGACGGACCGATGACCAGCACCACGACCATGCTCAGCGCTCTTCCGGCCGATCATCGCAATCGGCTGATGCGGATCGCGCGCGAGGTGTCCTTCCCGGCCGGAACCCGGATCTTCGAGGAGGGTGGTCACGCCGACCGCTTCTGGATCATCCGTACCGGTTCCGTAGTGCTCGACATGCACGTACCCGGCCGCCGCGCACCGGTGATCGAGACCCTTGGCCAAGGTGAACTGGTGGGCTGGTCCTGGCTGTTCCCGCCGTACGTGTGGCAGCTCGGTGCCGTGACACAGAGCCCGATGCGCGCCCACGAGTTCGATGCCCTGGCGGTGCGCCTCATGTGTGAGGACGACTCGGCTCTGGGGGCAGTCGTCGGCCAGTGGGTGGGGCGCGTGCTCGCCCATCGCCTGCAGTCGGCCAGGACACGTCTCCTCGACCTGTACGCCCCCTACGGCAGCGGAAGCGGTGTGCGGGGATGACTGTGCCGGTTCCCTACCGGGTCGTCGCGCGCTGGGCGGAGACCGCGGACACGGCCACGCTCCGACTGGAGCCGGTCGGGGAACCGCTGCCCGCCTTCGTGCCGGGGCAGTTCGCGATGGTGTGGGCGTTCGGGAGGGGTGAGATACCGCTCTCGGTCAGCGCGATCCCCACCACCGGGGGTCTGGCGCACACGGTACGCAGCGTCGGCGCGGTCTCCGAGGGGCTCTACGGCGTGGAGGTGGGCGAGGTCATCGGACTGCGAGGTCCCTACGGCACCGGCTGGGAGCTGGAGAAGGCCATCGGACAGGACCTGCTGGTTGTTGCGGGCGGCATCGGTCTCGCGCCTCTGCGTCCCCTCATCCGGGACGCGGTGGCCGACCCGAAGCCCTACGGGCGCCTGAACGTCCTGATAGGTGCCCGCACCTCCGCAGACCTGATGGCGAAGACCGAGACCCGGCAGTGGCAGACCGCTTACACCGGCATGACCGTGGACCAGCCCGACGACCGCTGGACGGGCCAGATCGGAGTGGTCACCAAGCTGCTCGAACGGGCGCGTTTCACCCCGCGCGACACCACCGCGTTCATCTGCGGCCCCGAAGCGATGATCAGGGCCACCGCCCGCGACCTGCTGCACCGTGGGGTGCCGGGTGACCGCATCCGGGTCTCCCTGGAACGCAACATGCGCTGCGCGACCGGGCACTGCGGCCACTGCCAGCTCGGCCCGCTGCTGCTGTGCAGGGACGGCCCTGTCGTCAGCTGGAACCAGGCGGAACCGCTGCTCTACGTAAGGGAGTTGTGACATGAGTCCGCCGACCCTGGCCGTCTTCAAGCTGGCCTCATGCGACGGCTGCCAGCTCACTCTGCTCGACTGCGAGGACGAACTCCTCGGTCTTGCCGGGCGGGTGCGGATCGCCCACTTCCTGGAGGCCACCAGCGCCGTGCGCCCCGGCCCCTACGACCTCGCGCTGGTGGAGGGCTCGGTCACCACAGCCGCCGACGCCGAGCGAATTCGCGCCATCCGGGCCGCCTCCCGCCACTTGGTGACGATCGGCGCCTGCGCGACGGCCGGCGGCGTTCAGGCGCTGCGGAACTTCGCGGACGTCGACGAGTTCACCCGCACCGTCTACGCCCGCCCCGACTACATCGACACGCTCGCCACCTCTACCCCCGTCTCCGCGCACGTGGACGTCGACTTCGAACTGCGCGGCTGCCCCATCGACCGCCGCCAGCTCCTGGAGGTCATCACCGCGTACCTGGCAGGACGCAAGCCCGACATCCCGAACAACAGCGTCTGCTTCGAGTGCAAGCGGCGCGGCACGGTCTGCGTCACCGTCGCCCACGGCACCCCTTGTCTGGGCCCGGTCACGCATGCCGGCTGCGGGGCGATCTGTCCGGCCTACGGACGCGGCTGCTACGGCTGCTTCGGCCCGTCCGGGTCGGTGAACCTGCCCGCGCTCATCCCGGTGCTGAACCGCGACGGCATGGACGACCGCGACACCGAACGCTTCCTGCACACCTTCAACACCGCCGCGTTCGAAGAGGAGTTGCGCCGATGACGCACCGGGGATCCCGCGTCCTGCACGTCGGCTCGCTCTCCAGGGTCGAGGGCGAAGGCGCACTGCACCTGAGCGTCCACGACGGGACCGTCACCGAGGCGCGGCTGCAAATCTATGAACCGCCGCGGTTCTTCGAGGCGTTCCTGCGGGGGAGGGCGCACACCGAACCCCCGGACATCACCGCCCGGGTGTGCGGGATCTGCCCGGTCGCCTATCAGATGAGTGCCTGCGCCGCGATCGAGGACGCGTGCGGGGTCACCGTCGACCCGGCCCTGCGCGAGTTGCGACGGCTGCTGTACTGCGGCGAATGGATCGAGAGCCAGACCCTCCACATCTACCTCCTGCATGCCCCCGACTTCCTCGGATGCGACGGCGCCATCGAGCTGGCCCGCACCGCACGCGGCCACGTCGAGCGGGGCCTGCGCCTGAAGCAGGCGGGCAACGCGATCCTCGAACTGCTCGGCGGGCGCGCCATCCACCCCGTCAACGTCCGCCTGGGCGGCTTCCACCGCACTCCGACAGCCGGGGAACTGAGGCCGCTGGCCGATCAGCTGAAGCGGGCCCTGGATGATGCCTGGCAGACCGTCGCATGGGTATCGGGCTTCGACTTCCCCGATGCGGAGATCGACGCCGACCTGTTCGCGCTGGCCGATCCGGGAACGTACGCCATAGAGAGCGGCACCCCCACCGTCCTGCGCGCCGACGGCACCCTGAGCACCTTCCCGCTCCCGGCCTTCCTGGACCACGTGCACGAGGAACACCTCCCGCACTCCACCGCTCTGCACTCCGCCCTTGACGGACGCCGCCATCTCACCGGTTCGCTGGCCCGGTTCGCGATCAGCGGCCGCCGGCTGTCGCGTCCGGCAGTGGAGGCGTCCCTCGCCGCCGGACTTGGTGATCCGCGCGCGGGGGCGGTCTGCCGCAATCCCTTCCGGTCGATCCTGGTCCGGGCCGTCGAGGTCGTCTACGCGGTCGATGAAGCGCTGCGGATCATCGACACGTACGAACCGCCGCGACGCCCGTACACCGATGTCCCGGCTGCCGCGGGCACCGGTCACGGAGCGACGGAGGCGCCCCGAGGGCTGCTCTACCACCGCTACGTGCTGGACGCCGAAGGCACTGTCACCGACGCCTGTCTCGTGCCGCCCACGGCGCAGAACCAAGGCGCCATCGAGGACGACCTGCGCCGCACCGCTCAGCACGCGATCACACAACGCGCATCGGCAGACGACGAGCTGACACGGCTGTGCGAGCGGGTCATCCGCAACCACGACCCGTGCATTTCCTGCTCCACACACTTCCTGGACCTGACCATCGACCGCACCTGACCCTTCGGGAGGACGCCGTGCTCCACTCCCCGCGCACCGTGAGCGACGTGATGACCCACACCGTCATCGCCGTGGGCCGAGAGGCCCCCTTCAAGGAGATCGTCGAGCTGATGGGTCAGTGGAAGGTCAGCGCGCTGCCCGTCCTGGCGGGCGAGGGCCGGGTGATCGGCGTGGTCTCCGAGGCGGATCTGCTGCCCAAGGAGGAGTTCCGCGACAGCGACCCCACGCGATTCGATCAGTTGCGCCGCCTCCCCGACCTCGCGAAGGCGGGCGGCCTGACCGCGGGCGAGGTGATGAGCACCCCTGCTGTCAGCGTCCACTCGGACACCACGCTCCCGCAGGCCGCCCGCATCATGGCCCTGCGGCACATCAAGCGACTCCCCGTGATCGACGCCCATGGCCTGCTGCAGGGCGTGGTCAGCCGCAGCGACCTGCTGAAGGTGTTCCTGCGCACCGACGAGGAACTCGCGGACGAGGTGACCCGCACCGTGACGGCCTTCCTCTTCCCGGACGGGGCCGTCACGGTCGC
Above is a window of Streptomyces sp. NBC_01381 DNA encoding:
- a CDS encoding Ni/Fe hydrogenase subunit alpha, yielding MTHRGSRVLHVGSLSRVEGEGALHLSVHDGTVTEARLQIYEPPRFFEAFLRGRAHTEPPDITARVCGICPVAYQMSACAAIEDACGVTVDPALRELRRLLYCGEWIESQTLHIYLLHAPDFLGCDGAIELARTARGHVERGLRLKQAGNAILELLGGRAIHPVNVRLGGFHRTPTAGELRPLADQLKRALDDAWQTVAWVSGFDFPDAEIDADLFALADPGTYAIESGTPTVLRADGTLSTFPLPAFLDHVHEEHLPHSTALHSALDGRRHLTGSLARFAISGRRLSRPAVEASLAAGLGDPRAGAVCRNPFRSILVRAVEVVYAVDEALRIIDTYEPPRRPYTDVPAAAGTGHGATEAPRGLLYHRYVLDAEGTVTDACLVPPTAQNQGAIEDDLRRTAQHAITQRASADDELTRLCERVIRNHDPCISCSTHFLDLTIDRT
- a CDS encoding oxidoreductase, with the translated sequence MSPPTLAVFKLASCDGCQLTLLDCEDELLGLAGRVRIAHFLEATSAVRPGPYDLALVEGSVTTAADAERIRAIRAASRHLVTIGACATAGGVQALRNFADVDEFTRTVYARPDYIDTLATSTPVSAHVDVDFELRGCPIDRRQLLEVITAYLAGRKPDIPNNSVCFECKRRGTVCVTVAHGTPCLGPVTHAGCGAICPAYGRGCYGCFGPSGSVNLPALIPVLNRDGMDDRDTERFLHTFNTAAFEEELRR
- a CDS encoding CBS domain-containing protein, which encodes MLHSPRTVSDVMTHTVIAVGREAPFKEIVELMGQWKVSALPVLAGEGRVIGVVSEADLLPKEEFRDSDPTRFDQLRRLPDLAKAGGLTAGEVMSTPAVSVHSDTTLPQAARIMALRHIKRLPVIDAHGLLQGVVSRSDLLKVFLRTDEELADEVTRTVTAFLFPDGAVTVAVEGGVVTLGGEIRDRTLVPVAARLTRAVEGVVDVRVEPAEPAPRTPPR
- a CDS encoding Crp/Fnr family transcriptional regulator, which encodes MTSTTTMLSALPADHRNRLMRIAREVSFPAGTRIFEEGGHADRFWIIRTGSVVLDMHVPGRRAPVIETLGQGELVGWSWLFPPYVWQLGAVTQSPMRAHEFDALAVRLMCEDDSALGAVVGQWVGRVLAHRLQSARTRLLDLYAPYGSGSGVRG
- a CDS encoding FAD/NAD(P)-binding protein translates to MTVPVPYRVVARWAETADTATLRLEPVGEPLPAFVPGQFAMVWAFGRGEIPLSVSAIPTTGGLAHTVRSVGAVSEGLYGVEVGEVIGLRGPYGTGWELEKAIGQDLLVVAGGIGLAPLRPLIRDAVADPKPYGRLNVLIGARTSADLMAKTETRQWQTAYTGMTVDQPDDRWTGQIGVVTKLLERARFTPRDTTAFICGPEAMIRATARDLLHRGVPGDRIRVSLERNMRCATGHCGHCQLGPLLLCRDGPVVSWNQAEPLLYVREL